Below is a window of bacterium DNA.
AACATTCCCGCCGGTTCAAACCACATTCAAACTTCCCGTATCAGAAACGGTGGCGCGAGGCATGGAGCAAATAATTAACGGAAAGATGCATGAATCTGCCCCATGCCGGTGTATGCTTTTCGTGCTCTGGTGGCTGCTTTTAACGACGTTTTCCGGCGCCGCTGAGGTTCCGCTTCTCCGGTGGACAGCAGCCGATATGATTCCGGCGGGAGGAAATGTTTCTCTCCTTGAATTCAGCTCCTTCGGTATGGGGAAATATCCCTTCATACCGGCCTTTCCCGGTCCTGTCGTGCGTGTACGGATCGATGGTGTTCCGTTGCACGGCTGCTCACCGTTCGGGCCCGATCTTGGCTGTATCCCTGCTGCATTTGTCGATTCGTTGAAGAAAAGCGAAGAGGCCGGGACACTCGATTTTGTCACCCGAAACATAGAATCCGCTGAACCGGTGACCGAGACCGATTTTGCGCTGGGTTTACGCCAGAAATTTCATTTTCAGGCTTATTTCAACAGACATGTGGGTAAATCGGGCACTCTTTTTATCGGCGGCGCATCGAATGGAATTCATGGGTCGGAGGATACCGGGGCAACGAGTTTTCGCAGCTACCTGATGAAATACCGACGGTCGCTTGCTGACAGCGGATCCATTGTGTTTTCGGCGCGGATGCTCATGGATCGCGATGGTCTCGAGGACATTGAGAAGCAGAAATGGATGGGCAGCCGTGAAACCGGTTACACGGCGCTGTCGCTCGGAGTAAACGATCTTCCGCTGACTGGGCGGACTGTCGTGTCACCCCTTTTCTATTTCCAGTCCGGTGCATCGTATTTCCGACGGTATGGCGTACGGAAAAGTCTCGATGATGATTCCTTCGGTGTCTCGGTATCGTCTTCAACCCAGCTGGGGAATTCGACCATTACGACCCATATTTCGAGCGACTCGCGGGCAATCGATTCCCGTCTCCATGACCGGTCCTGGACATATAACGATTCCCGGGTTTCTTTAACCTGGATGCGGAATGGAAACCGGTATCGCTCAAAACTCCAGGGGGGTATGGTACGGTCATCGAAGTATGGTACAGGCGGAAATGGTGAAGCTGAATTCGCTTTTATTATCGGACCTTCACTCGAATGGTCGGTACGGGGCGGGGTGTTTGAGGATTCTCCCGATTATGGAACAGCAATCTATCCCTCGCTTGAATTCAGCGACTCTCTGTTTGTCTCACGGCTCGATATGTGGCGTACGAAAGGCTTTGAATCGGGTTTTACCATAAAACACAAGGGTGTGACAGCGGGTTTATACGGTTTCCGGTACAATGGGAAAATGCCGGTTTTCGAGCCTGAGAAATTCCTGAGTGCCATGAGTAATAACGGAGTATATTCGGGAGTGAGGTTCAAAGCCGCCACAGGTACGGAAGATCATTCCATTGCCGATGTTACGGTCCATTACACCGGTTCGTCGGATGGCGCGGATGTATGGCCGTATCCACGGTTTGATCTCGTCGCGCATGGCCAGGTATCGAAAAAAATATTGAAAGAAAAACTACTGACATCCTTTTTTGGTAAAGTGCATGTTTCAGAATGGGTGGATGGCCCTCTGAAACCGGACGGCACGGTATTTTTTCTCGACTGCGGAATGTCATTTGAAGTTTTGAGCCTGAAGATGTTCTATGTGATTGAAAACATCGCGGGTCAGGAAATGAAATGGTTCGATGCTATGGGATGTGACGGAAGAAATTCCATGTGGGGAATCAGGTGGGTGCTCAGAAATTAAACATGAGCCGTACCATGAAGCTGTTTTTTACTCTGGTGATTAAACTGCTGCATTTATGATGTCATGCCGAACTTGTTTCGGCATATATTCCGGAAATTGGTATCACTATATATTCACCTGTTGAAAGATGGATTCGAGAAATAATGAAATGCTGACACTTGAGCAAAAAAAAGAACGGGCGATTCTGGTCGGTATCGGGGTGGAATACAGGCAGAATGACGATCAGCACCGTAACGAGCCGCTCGAAGAGCTCCGGTTGCTCGCCGATACCGCTGGAGCCCTTGTCATCGAAACCATGATTCAGCCCCGTCAGGAAATCGATGCGACATATTATATGGGCAAGGGGAAAGCGCAGGAGCTTCTGGAAGAAGTCAACCGCCTCGAAGCGACATGCGTCATTTTCGATAACGACCTCGCCCCGGCTCAGGTGGCAAACCTTCAGAAGCTTCTCGATATCAAGGTTATAGACCGGTCAGGGCTAATACTCGATATATTCGCCTTCCGGGCACGAACCCGCGAGGCTAAAATACAGGTCGAGCTCGCCCAGCTGAAATACATGCTTCCCCGTCTGACCCGTCAGTGGACCCACCTTTCACGGCAGGTTGGCGGTATCGGCACGAGGGGGCCGGGAGAGACCCAGCTCGAGGTAGACCGTCGCCGTGTCAGGGACCGTATCGCTCACCTGGCACAGGTGCTTGCGACCATCGAAAAGCGCCGCGAACTGACCCGTAAAAAACGGGAATCGTGCTTCAGGATTTCTCTCGTGGGCTATACGAATGCAGGCAAATCGACACTGCTCAACGCACTGAGCGGTGCGGGTGTTCCGGTCGAGAACAAACTGTTCAAAACGCTCGATTCGGTAACCCGTCTGGTAAGGTATAAAGCCACACCGGACATGCTTATCTCTGATACGGTCGGGTTTATCAGGAACCTGCCACATGATCTCGTTGCATCGTTCCAGTCCACGCTTGCCGAGGTGCGTGATGCCGATCTGCTTCTCCATGTCATCGACATTACAAATCCCGAATGGGAAGAACAGGTCGAGGTTGTCATGAAGGTGCTTGCCGATCTCGGTGTATCGGAAACGAATACCATCCCGGTATTCAATAAAATCGACATGCTGGAAAACGAAACGCTTCTTACAGGTATTCGTGCCCGTTATCCGACAGCTGTTTGTGTTTCCTCGGTTACATTGTCGGGAATCGATGATCTCAAGGAAGCAATGCGTGCATCAGTGCTTCGGAATAACCTCATGCTCACCATGGAGTTCGGTCCGGGTGACGGGCCCCTTCTGAGCGCGGTCTACCGTCACGCCACAGTGCTGGAAACGAAAGAGGCGGGTGACCGTATCAGCCTCACCTTTACGATCCCTGCTTCCTTGGCGAAAAAGTATGGAATTGTATCAAAAGAACAGAGGACAACCTGATTAGTTCTTGACATACAGGCCTTATAGTAACTATATTTTACAAGCATGGGCGATTAGCTCAGATGGTTAGAGTGCCTGCTTGACATGCAGGAGGTCACTGGTTCAATTCCAGTATCGCCCACCATGAAAGACTTATTATACTCCTCAGTTATATAATGGCTCCCCGGATAACGGGAGCCTTTTTTTTATTATTGTCAGATGTTGCAGAACCAGGATAGAAGGCATCAGACAGTTACCTCAACTTCACGGATGGATTAAGTTATCGGTTCTGGTTTCCGTCGGCCGAAATGATTTTTGGACATGCAAACTTATGCAGTTGTTGTGGTCACTCGGGGCTAATTCGGAGAGAACAGGCGCTGAATCTTAAATGAATGGCAAATATAAACTACCAAACTATTTTTTAAAAAAACTTGACATTATTGAGGTATAATATTATATTGAAATTATCAAATACAATATTATTCTTTCATTATGCTTATTCAATAAAGAGTCAGAAGTATGTCTTACGGCAACTGACAACTGATAATTGAATTATAGCTGAATAAACTGTAGTTGCGTAGACAACTACAACTTTGTTCTCAGCCTTTCGACGAGGGAGGTTCAAATATGCCGGAACTGGAACCGAAGACACCTTCCAAGCTTTGTCTGCCTTGCCTTATCAGTGGACTGATCGTGCTCTGTGTCGTAATCATCCTGGTTTGGTACTTTCTACATTAAGCTGGTTGGAGGACTCATCCAATGGCAAGAATCTGCGATGACTACAAAGAATGGTTTGAAGAGAAGATCGAAACTCCGATCGAGGAACAAGAAAAGCGCACACGAAAAGAGTGCAAAAAAAAGAAATGTAAAAAGTGGTGTCTCTGCTGCAACAAGTGGTTTTGCTGGCTGGCGATATTCTTTATCTGGATCGTGAAGTGGATTATAAAGATTGTGGGTAAATGGCTCGTCTATACAGTCTGTAGAATTATCGGTGTGTTCTTGACGCTTGGGCTGACGATTCTCAATATCATAGGCTGGCCGGTGAAATGGCTCGGGTGCATTTTCTGGGGTGACAGCGATGTCGAAAAACTTCCGATGCACGACTTAAAACTCGAGGTGATTATTGTTGATTACGACGACGAGACAAGAAATCCTTGCACAAATGATGA
It encodes the following:
- the hflX gene encoding GTPase HflX — encoded protein: MLTLEQKKERAILVGIGVEYRQNDDQHRNEPLEELRLLADTAGALVIETMIQPRQEIDATYYMGKGKAQELLEEVNRLEATCVIFDNDLAPAQVANLQKLLDIKVIDRSGLILDIFAFRARTREAKIQVELAQLKYMLPRLTRQWTHLSRQVGGIGTRGPGETQLEVDRRRVRDRIAHLAQVLATIEKRRELTRKKRESCFRISLVGYTNAGKSTLLNALSGAGVPVENKLFKTLDSVTRLVRYKATPDMLISDTVGFIRNLPHDLVASFQSTLAEVRDADLLLHVIDITNPEWEEQVEVVMKVLADLGVSETNTIPVFNKIDMLENETLLTGIRARYPTAVCVSSVTLSGIDDLKEAMRASVLRNNLMLTMEFGPGDGPLLSAVYRHATVLETKEAGDRISLTFTIPASLAKKYGIVSKEQRTT